In one Epinephelus lanceolatus isolate andai-2023 chromosome 19, ASM4190304v1, whole genome shotgun sequence genomic region, the following are encoded:
- the naa25 gene encoding N-alpha-acetyltransferase 25, NatB auxiliary subunit codes for MAARGHVQDPNDRRLRPIYDYLDNGNNKMAIQQADKLLKKHKDLHCAKVLKAIGLQRTGKQDEAFTLAQEVATLEPTDDNSLQALTILYREMHRPELVTKLYEAAVKKVPLSEEYHSHLFMAYARVGEYKKMQQAGMALYKIVPKNPYYFWSVMSLVMQAISAQDEKLAQTMFLPLAERMVEKMVKEEKIEAEAEVQLYFMILERLGKCVEALEVIRGPLGEKLTSELQSRENKCMMLYQRLQRWPECNSLAHKLLLKNPDDWQFYPSYFDSLFHLIDQSWSPPEEGEHCSEGSVHHTVAEVVRFVDERIKGEDGKDSRSLRGPYLARLELMHRLRERGCPEESLLGEPLELMVQFFGKFGDKPCCITDLKIYLHLLSPEQHVQFINRLSEAVPLGEQGEEGFAFPEDTKALQRHLCVCQLSRALGLHHALNVDGKLRLIAELKAHYRHGLKFGKNALKTELQFSDMYCLMAAHVYIDLWTDTGDESMVWQCLGVLQEGLSLSPSNAQFKLLLLLVYCHLGAFEPVVDLYSSLDAKHVQHDTIGFLLTRYAESLGQFAAASQSCNFSLRFFHSNQKDTSEYIIQAYKYGAFEKIPEFIALRNRLNQSLHFAQVRTERMLLDLFLEADIVLSLEESVKAMSLSPEEDDIPWDNMRDNRDLTVFTSWDPKDSQLTEEHRRRSLEEESVWLRIRSLTLRLLASLAALGHTPSQQNSEVTNENGVGDKTLILSSLLSQLNQTLQTAAQIAEKRVQYPFLGPPSTRLAPALSSGSCQCQAAALQLSVHLQELETVGLDESSELQTQICNGFKSLVVQLQEILNKCKGDLLELKESTLKTWPSLLENLVFFVETVCIVLWMASHCAKILRPLKTSLQKKKKKKKDANTALPAVVCGFQELTGSLQDVLTQALEHIKGQETGMTALKLASLSLEGHTQEEASFTKAAMDKVQSSYLRSLQEVGDLLKKRAETIKNLKI; via the exons ATGGCGGCGAGAGGCCATGTGCAGGACCCCAACGACAGGAGACTCAGACCCATATACG ATTACCTTGACAATGGCAACAATAAGATGGCAATACAGCAGGCAGATAAACTGctgaagaaacacaaggacCTGCACTGCGCCAAG gtCCTAAAGGCCATTGGCCTTCAGAGGACTGGAAAGCAGGATGAAGCCTTCACTTTGGCGCAGGAAGTGGCCACTCTGGAGCCCACTGATGACAACTCACTACAAGCTCTGACTATTCTGTACAGGGAGATGCATCGTC CTGAGCTGGTCACCAAGCTGTATGAAGCTGCAGTGAAGAAGGTTCCTCTCAGCGAGGAGTATCACTCTCACCTCTTCATGGCTTACGCTCGTGTGGGGGAGTACAAGAAGATGCAGCAG GCAGGAATGGCTTTGTATAAAATCGTCCCCAAGAATCCGTATTACTTCTGGTCTGTCATGAGTCTGGTGATGCAG GCCATCTCAGCACAAGATGAGAAGCTGGCCCAAACCATGTTCCTGCCTCTGGCTGAACGCATGGTGGAGAAAATGGTGAAGGAGGAGAAGATCgaagcagaagcagag GTGCAGCTGTACTTTATGATCCTGGAGCGCCTGGGAAAGTGTGTCGAGGCTCTCGAGGTGATCAGGGGCCCACTTGGAG AGAAGCTGACCAGCGAGCTGCAGAGCAGAGAAAACAAGTGTATGATGCTCTACCAGAGGCTACAGCGCTGGCCCGAGTGTAACTCCCTGGCCCACAAGCTGCTGCTCAAAAA CCCTGATGATTGGCAGTTCTATCCCTCCTACTTTGACTCTCTCTTCCACCTGATTGACCAGTCGTGGAGTCCACCAGAAGAAGGAGAGCA CTGTTCGGAGGGTTCGGTACATCACACTGTGGCTGAGGTGGTGAGGTTCGTGGATGAGAGAATTAAAGGGGAGGATGGCAAAGACTCCCGATCACTCAGAGGACCCTATTTAGCTCGTCTTGAATTAATGCACAGACTGAGAGAAAGGGGCTGTCCTGAAGAGAGCCTGTTAG GTGAGCCTTTAGAGCTAATGGTGCAGTTCTTCGGGAAGTTTGGAGACAAACCCTGCTGCATCACCGACCTAAAAATATACCTCCATCTGCTCTCGCCTGAACAGCACGTGCAG TTCATTAACCGTCTGAGTGAAGCGGTCCCGCTGGGGgagcagggagaggagggaTTCGCTTTTCCAGAGGACACCAAAGCGCTGCAGAGGCATTTGTGCGTGTGCCAGCTGAGTCGAGCGCTCGGGCTGCATCACGCTCTCAACGTGGACGGGAAACTGCGGCTCATCGCAGAGCTCAAAGCTCACTATCGGCACGGACTCAAGTTTG GGAAGAACGCTCTGAAGACGGAGCTGCAGTTCTCTGATATGTATTGTCTCATGGCAGCTCATGTATACATCGACTTATGGACAGACACTG ggGATGAGAGCATGGTGTGGCAGTGTTTGGGCGTCCTCCAGGAGGGTCTGTCTCTGAGTCCCTCCAACGCCCAGttcaagctgctgctgctgctcgtctACTGTCACCTGGGAGCCTTTGAGCCTGTGGTGGACCTCTACTCCAGCCTGGACGCCAAGCATGTACAGCACGACACCATAGG atttCTGTTAACGCGCTACGCTGAGTCATTGGGTCAGTTCGCTGCAGCCTCCCAGTCCTGTAATTTCTCCCTCAGGTTTTTCCACTCTAACCAGAAAGAT aCCTCAGAGTATATCATCCAGGCGTATAAGTACGGAGCGTTTGAGAAAATCCCAGAGTTCATCGCTCTCAGGAACAGGTTGAACCAATCGCTGCACTTTGCCCAGGTCCGCACTGAGAGGATGCTGCTGGACCTGTTCCTCGAGGCCGATAT TGTGTTGAGTCTGGAGGAGAGCGTGAAGGCCATGTCTTTGTCTCCAGAGGAGGATGACATCCCCTGGGATAATATGAGGGACAACAGAGACCTTACTGTTTTTACCAGCTGGGACCCTAAAGACAG CCAATTAACTGAGGAGCACCGGCGTCGTTCTCTGGAGGAAGAGTCCGTGTGGCTGAGGATACGCTCTCTAACGCTTCGCCTCCTCGCCTCTTTGGCCGCTCTGGGACACACGCCATCGCAACAGAACTCTGAGGTGACCAACGAAAACGGAGTGGGAGACAAGACCTTGATCCTCAGCAGCCTGCTGTCGCAGCTCAACCAGACTCTGCAGACGGCCGCTCAGATAGCAGAAAAACGCGTACAG TATCCATTCCTGGGACCCCCCTCCACCCGCCTGGCCCCAGCTCTGTCCAGTGGGAGCTGTCAGTGCCAGGCTGCAGCCCTCCAGCTGTCTGTCCACCTACAGGAGCTGGAGACCGTCGGACTTG ATGAGTCGTCAGAGCTTCAAACCCAGATCTGTAACGGTTTCAAATCATTAGTAGTTCAGCTTCAAG AAATACTGAATAAATGCAAAGGGGATTTATTGGAACTGAAAGAGAGCACATTAAAAACCTGGCCCTCCTTATTAGAAAACCTAGTCTTCTTTGTTGAG ACGGTGTGCATAGTCTTGTGGATGGCTAGTCACTGTGCCAAGATCCTCCGACCACTCAAGACAAgtctacagaagaagaagaagaagaaaaaggatgCAAACACAGCTCTG